The Larimichthys crocea isolate SSNF chromosome I, L_crocea_2.0, whole genome shotgun sequence genomic interval TAGAGTGAGAGGCCTGACCACCACCGTCTTTAGCCTGAACATCCAGTTCGTGCGTACTAGCCTCTTCATAGTCAATAAGACCTGCCACACGAACTTCTCCACTCAGAGGGTTAATTTCAACAACTCCCCCCATCTTGTCTGACAGATGACTGAAAGAATACGTTAACTCTCCATAAACACCTTCATCCAAGTCCGTGGCATTCAGTGTTGCTATGACAGTCCCGATGGCCGAGTTCTCTGGCACAGAGGCTTTGTAAACTCGTTGGCTGAAAACTGGGACATTGTCATTGGCGTCCAAGACACGGATATGAATGGAAGCAGTTCCCGATCTGACTGGATTCCCCCCATCAATTCCATTGATTTTCAATACATGTTCAGCTTGTGCCTCCCGGTCTAAAGCTTTTTTAAGAACCAATTCCGGATACGCATTGCCGTTAATTTGGGAACTCATTTCCAACGCAAAGTGATCATTCAGGTTCAGTTTATATTCGCGGACTGAGTTCGTTCCCAAATCGGGGTCATGCGCGCTCTCCAAGGGGAAGCGTCTCCCCAGAACGGTGGATTCGACTAAATCTAGTTTAATCTCCGTAGCAGCGAACACCGGGCTGTTGTCATTTATATCGGTAATATCCAAAACTAAGCTGTATGCTTGAAGAGGGTCTTCGAGTAAGAGCTGATACTGTAAGATGCAGACACTGGCTTGCGCGCAGAGCTCCTCTCGGTCTATCCGTTGGCTGATCAAAAGGTTGCCTGACGCAGTCTCTAGTTCACACAGCTGGCGTGTTCCTTCTGCAACAACACGGGCTCGTCGAGCATTAAGATCGGTCACTTCCAGCCCCAGGTCCCGCGCAACATTCCCGATAACCGACCCCCGCTGCATCTCCTCTGGAAGGACGTAACGGACTTCTCCGAACGAAAAACCAAAAACGAGGCTGAACAGTAAAAAACGCAGCGaccattttaattttattcCTTGATCCATTATTAACTGTCCTTTCATAAACCGATCTATTGTCGATAATATAGTCcaatcctaaaaataaaaaatatagactgaaaatgctgctttaatCCGACGGTTCCCTGCTTCTCTGGCCGAGTTAGTCATGCTCTATTAAGAAAGCTGTCAGCTTggattcatctctctctctctccccatttCACCactacactctctctctctctctgagctccaACTctaactcacacacatacatacatacacacacactctctctctctctccttcttcccctcACACAGACAAACGCGAACACGCATGCCTACACACCTCTCGGCTCTGACCCAATACTCCAGTTCCACTGGCATAGAGAGGGTGAGACACGACATAGCATCCACGagtcagacattaaaaaaagagcgCCATCAAGAGAGTGGGATGATAATTACAACAGCGTACAGTATTCTATTAGACACATGCACTCGTCATACTCAACAGTAAGGTTGGAAACCTTGAATATTTTGAGATCTACAAATCTCTCAGAAAGCTAATGTGGGCCTGCAACACATCATTAAATGGTCCTGCAGTAcgttatatatgtttttttctgctctatTGACTTCTACAGTGCAGAGTTAGAGTTAGTTCTCCGAACCTTAATCACAGTTTGGTCTGTGTCCAAACAGGACAGGAGTAGGCTACCAAACGCTAGTGTCCAGAGATTGTACTTCAGAGAAAATCACTGCAGATTCATGCTACAGTACACTCTACATCAAAACAACCAACACAGGAACAGTTTATTTCCACCATTAAATCAGCCATGTGAGATctacaattttttattttttttgtaataacacTAGAAGTAATATTAGTAGAGTGTATATACTATAGACTGTcattatgcaaataaaataaactgtgaatgAAAAGTTACACATCATTCATATAATATTATGGAGTAGTAAGTGTTGATCTTCCTGTACACATCTGAAGGAATGTTTACAGTTGCAAAAGCTCTAGATGTCTTTGATATACAAGAGCTTCGTAATGGATCAAACTGTACTGATCATAACCAACACTTTTACTGCATTtccaacttttattttaacaggtataaataacaaaacagaaatgactgTCTACCATCCTCTGATAAtgtcagtaaaaacaaacaaacaaaaaagcgaCAACATACTATTAGACAGAGTTCAAGCGAACCGAAAATCAGTGTTCAGCACCAAGGACAGAGGAACATGATATTaagcagtgagtgtgtgtgtgtgtgtgtgtgtgtgtgtgtgtgtgtgtgtgtgtgtgtgtgtgtgcgtgtaacgTTGTGTAAGTTTTACACGTCGTCTGGGACATATGGTATGAAACATGTAAAGAGCTGAGGTTTAATATATTGGTTACTGAACATGGTTACTTATTAACAACTGTGCTCAATAAAAGTGTAAGTTACCACGAAAGAAATTGGACAGCTAAAAAGGGTTAAAGCCAACAACAAGATCTgattattcaaaatgtttgacGTGGGTTCAGTTATGCGAAATGTGTTCCTACCTCGGGAGAACCATTGCATTCTCCAAACGCATCAGCAAAGTCAGATGGACTTTTCTTCAGAGTCTggtcagcaggaagtgtgttgtCGTTGTAAGATGTCACAAACTTAAAGTCACTGGTTCTAGAACCTGTTGTCAGGTATGCGTCATAATTGTAAGCGCTGCGTAAAGTTCCTGTGCCGTCAACATCTGCGTAATTAGGAGGGAGATAAGCGCTGGGGATGGCCACTGCTCCATCAAACAACAGTCTGGGCTTTCTCCTGCGACAAAACCTCACACCcaggatgatgataatgaaggtCAGAAAAAAGGTGGACACTGACACCAGCGCGATGATCAGATAAGAGGTCAGTTTGGAATTCTTCTCATCATAAGAAATATCCTTCAGTTCTGGCACCTCAGCCAAGTTATCAGAAATAAGTAAATACATGGAACacgtggcagagagagagggctgtccGTTATCTTTCACTGCCACAATAAGGTTCTGCTTCATGCTGTCAGATTCAGAAATGTCCCGCTGTGTCCTGATCTCTCCGCTGTGGAGACCAATAGTGAAAAGTCCCGGATCAGTGGATTTCACTATATGATAGGACAGCCAGGCGTTCTGTCCGGAGTCCGCGTCCACCGCTATCACTTTGGACACCAGAGAGCCTCCGTGTGCAGCTTTGGGGACCAGCTCGGTCATGAACGAGTTGCCCTCCGGGGCGGGGTACAGTATCTGAGGAGAGTTGTCATTCACATCCGATATGAAGACACTGACGGTCACGTTGCTGCTGAGCGGAGGAGAACCGTTGTCTCTGGCCATCACGTGGACTTTAAAACTCCTGAACTGTTCATAATCAAACGACCTCACAGCGTGGATCACCCCCGTGTCTCCGTTAACAGATAGATAGGAGGACACCGGGGCACCGTTCACCTCACCGGATAACAGAGAATAAATCACTGTACCGTTTTGTCTCCAGTCGGGGTCTCGAGCAGTAACGGAACATAAAGTGGAGCcaggtttgttattttcagtcacATATGCGCTGTAGGACTGTTCCTCAAACACAGGTGGATTGTCGTTGATGTCTGCTACAGATAACTGAACAGTtttagaggaggacagaggtggaGAGCCCTCGTCAGTGGCACTGATTGTAATGTTGTAATCAGACACTAGTTCACGGTCCAGTTGTCCTGTGGTCACCAGAGAATAATAGTTTTTAATAGAAGGAACCAACTTAAAAGGGACGTTTTGCTGAATGGAGCAGCGGACCTGTCGATTATTCTCGGAGTCTCTATCCTGCACGTTAATGATGCCCACCTCTGTACCAGGTGGGGTGTCTTCTGGAATAGGATTAGTCAGAGATTTCAAATTGACTACAGGAGCgttgtcattcacatcagtGATAGAGATGATTGCCTTAGCATAAGATGATAGACCTAATCCATCTTTTGCCTTAACACGTATTTCAAATGATGTTGTAGCTTCATAGTCAACAGTGCCAATTACTCGTATCTCACCTAATTTACGATCAATACTAAATATCTTCTTCACATCTTCAGTAACATGACCAAAGTCATAAGTCACATCTCCATTAATTCCCTCGTCTGCATCAGTAGCGCTCACTGTGACCACTACAGTATCTGCAGGAGAGTTTTCAGGCAGACTGGCTTTATAAACGGCCTGGCTAAACACTGGGGCGTTATCATTAGCATCCAGTACCGTGACGTGTATGACTACTGTACCTGATCTCTGAGGAGAGCCACCATCTAGAGCTGTAAGGAGCAAATTgatctcttgttgtttttcacgATCAAGCTCTTTATCAAGAACAAGCTCTATTGTGTTTCCATTAGCAGCCAAAATGAAATTATCATTCTTTTTAAGGCTGTACTGCTGAACTGAATTCTGCCCAACATCCGCATCGTGAGCCTCTTCTATCACAAAACGAGCTCCTCTGTCTGCTAACTCGTGAATTTCTATGTTGATCGATTCTTCGTTAAATTGTGGCGAGTTATCATTAATATCTTGAATGTGTAGACTAATACGATGGAGCTCAAGAGGATTCTCCAGCACAAGCTCGTGTTTTAGGATGCACGAAGCCTTTTCTCCACAAAGCCCCTCTCGGTCAATCCTGTCAGCCACAATCAGTTCTCCGTTGTTCAGGTTTATGTCACAGTAACGTTTGTCAGTCCCATCCGTGTCAATACGAGCTCTCCTGTTAGAGAAAGCGCCTGTCTCCAGCCCAAGATCCTTGGCTATATTTCCAATTACTGATCCCCGTTTCATCTCCTCTGGAAAAGAATAGCTCATGTCTCCATAAACTGCACGCAAAAAAAGGAGGACATAAAATCCGCATATCCGAAACCAGATTATTGTCGAATCCATCATCAACGATGAGATCACACCGGGATGAAGAATAAAGCGAACAAAAGCGACTTAGGCTCCTGGGCGAATGTCCCTATCTAGACACAGGAGCACAAGGATGTGTGTCCACACTAAACGATAGAGGAATTCAAACATCCTAACGCTGGTGTATAGCGCCACCGTGAGtaaagttaaacaaaaacacacagataaataaaagtaaCACTTAAATTGCCTGTAACCTGCTTATAATTTATCTGTATATGAAACAGAAACTACAGCTACCAAGATGTTTAAGCAATATGTTTAACTGTAAGTATCCATGAGGTTCAAATCAGGAAACAATCAAACTAACAACATTAACTAATGACTCTCATATGGGCAAAATGCAGACTGGTATTTCCTGTGACCGTTTGAGGTAACCTGGTCTAGTGATTGCAATATCTGTAAAGGTCAGTGGTTCTACTTAagtattgtttaaaatgttcaatcTCAAGTGCTCCTATGCTATGACTAGCATGGTAgcatctatatctatatctagcATCTATACAATTTAAACTGTTGGATGTTTAACTGAACTACTGTTCTCCTGTTGATGCTGTATGATTGTGTCCTCAgtaaccagaaaaaaaaaaaaaaaaaaaaaaaaaaaaatgaatttctggATATTTCTTGTTGACTATTTAATAATTCGTTGAGCTTGGACACTTTCTACTGCTTTTAAAAGTGGCAATTGGCCATAATCACTTCAATAATGATTTGTACATCTGCAGGTTCACAAAAGTTTGGTAATATTGAGCACCTGAATCCGTAGACAAATTTCAAAGAGAAGTATATGCATGCAATATTTAAGCTGGGAAGTTAAATCATGTAGTtacaaagcaacacaaaaagTTTAGACAGCTAAGTATTTACTCATAAGTTCACATATTTTACCTACAGTTTAAATCATTCACAATGAATACTTCGAAAGCACCTCAAGTTTTGCCATCATGTCAACAAATGTTAagactttctttcttctaaTTGCTTTATGTAATTGCCTATCAGAAGAAAACATAAGTATTAGCTGTGTGGAGTTGATGAAACTGCGGAGGAAATTAAACTAAAAGCTGCTGAAAAGATATCAGTTTCCAGTCTATTTATTCTTCAAGTGTGGAATAATCCACCCACCATATAATTTCTAACACTATAGTAGAATCTCCTGACAGCAGAGCCCTGTTTGTATACACACACTTAACTTTTAGACTTCTGTTTGGAGTTTCATAACTGGTTACAGTCTTACGATATAGCTGTCTATAGTTTACAAAGTTTCCTTTGTGAACTGCATGCATGTTCGTTAATTCTAGTCCTGCCGATGTTGCTAAGTTTGTAAAGAAActcagaaagaggaagagatatTCAACTTTTGTCACTACTTGTTCTGATTCCTTGGAAACAAAATAacctacatatatatatgtatatatatattatatatatatatatatatatatatatatatattttttttttttttttttttaaatacaatgcAACAACAAGCTCTGCATGTCGTAATAAAGGCATTTTCTGCATGCTGCTTTTGTATTCAATAAGAATGCACATTATTAAGAGGGTCTGAGGGggtgacaaaataataatttgatgttAAGATTCAATAAATGTCTTGAATGCAAGAGCAGAGTGAGGGAAACTCCTTTTTTTCAAGATGTATTAGATGCATGCAGAAAcattcagttgtgttttgtctctgatTTAAGTAAAAACATCACAACCTTTAAAGACAACTGGAACTAAGCATAATACTACACACTTTTATAACACTGCAGATACAAATACCACAGTGATTTCATGTGGATACAAAATCAAACCTGACTGCAGTAAAATAtggaatgaaaaaacaaatcccTTCCTTCAGTCACAGAACAGAGACAAAAGATTCACTTTGTCAATGAATTCTACCAAGCCAATGCAGATGGATGAGAACCAAGACTTAACAACATATTAAAACAACCGGACCAGACAGTATAGCCTAGATACAAGTAACCAAGTAAATCTGTTATTAAACTCATAAACTTGTTATCTGAGTTATCTGAAAGGAAAAGTGACTGCATCTGTCAGCATGACCTGTCTAGATCTGTATGAAACTCAGAATGCATTTTGATGATTAAGGTGACTGATATTCTGTCAAGTCACCTGAGAAAAAATGCAACACAAGACCAAGGCTGGATCTttccaatgaaaacacagactgaaaaaaacacatatgtTTCAGAAtgtcatgaataaaataaacatcattcAGTCGAAGCACATCACTGAGTCACCACAGTCACTGCAAAAGAGCCCATactacagaacaaacaaacacacctgttaACAAAGCATAGTACACTGCATGGGAAAGTAAAGATCTACATATAACAGGTGATGCCATCCATCTGAAGAACCATCATTAGACATTAGATTAGGTTTCCAGTCATTTAACTTTTAAGATATGTAAATCAGTCTGCTATCATCATCATGGTAATTCCCTGGGTTTAAGTGTCtaccaaaaaacaaacctttagcATGTAAGGCACATACTGAAAATGATGTGTAATGACATAGACACAgatgtttcctctgcagcaaTGATCATTATTGTGTTGACGATGTGCTTTAGCATTAAGAGAAACGTTATGGCACATACAGACTGTGTCAAAGGTCATCAATGAAAGTCAGTCATATTGCAGCCTTGATGACCTAGCTGATCAGTGCTTTAAAGGTTCAGTTCAAAAAAATATAGTGGGATAATTTGATTGACACTTACATTTCATGTCTTTCAGATATTATGTGGTACTATTCCATCagtaagaaaaatgaaaacttggGGTTTGGTGATACAACAAACTCTTATAAAGcatataaagacaaaaaaatgacaaataaaaagtcatccatattaaaaaaaaacaaaaaaaaaaaaacaaaaacaaaaaaaaaattgatttacTTAATTTTATGAACTTCTCTAAACTCTGAACCTATTTGAATACAATTTGATCGCACTAGGATATGCATACCTCTGGGGACCCCTCCAACTCTCCAAAAACCTCAGCAAAGTCAGATGGACTTTTCTTCAGAGTCTggtcagcaggaagtgtgttgtCATTGTAAGACGTCACAAACTTAAAGTCACTGGTTCTAGAACCTGTTGTCAGGTATGCGTCATAATTGTAAGCGCTGCGTAAAGTTCCTGTGCCGTCAACATCTGCGTAATTAGGAGGGAGATAAGCGCTGGGGATGGCCACTGCTCCATCAAACAACAGTCTGGGCTTTCTCCTGCGACAAAACCTCACACCcaggatgatgataatgaaggtCAGAAAAAAGGTGGACACAGACACCAGCGCGATGATCAGATAAGAGGTCAGTTTGGAATTCTTCTCATCATAAGAAATATCCTTCAGTTCTGGCACCTCAGCCAAGTTATCAGAAATAAGTAAATACATGGAACacgtggcagagagagagggctgtccGTTATCTTTCACTGCCACAATAAGGTTCTGCTTCATGCTGTCAGATTCAGAAATGTCCCGCTGTGTCCTGATCTCTCCGCTGTGGAGACCAATAGTGAAAAGTCCCGGATCAGTGGATTTCACTATATGATAGGACAGCCAGGCGTTCTGTCCGGAGTCCGCGTCCACCGCTATCACTTTGGACACCAGAGAGCCTCCGTGTGCAGCTTTGGGGACCAGCTCGGTCATGAACGAGTTGCCCTCCGGGGCGGGGTACAGTATCTGAGGAGAGTTGTCATTCACATCCGATATGAAGACACTGACGGTCACGTTGCTGCTGAGCGGAGGAGAACCGTTGTCTCTGGCCATCACGTGGACTTTAAAACTCCTGAACTGTTCATAATCAAACGACCTCACAGCGTGGATCACCCCCGTGTCTCCGTTAACAGATAGATAGGAGGACACCGGGGCACCGTTCACCTCACCGGATAACAGAGAATAAATCACTGTACCGTTTTGTCTCCAGTCGGGGTCTCGAGCAGTAACGGAACATAAAGTGGAGCcaggtttgttattttcagtcacATATGCGCTGTAGGACTGTTCCTCAAACACAGGTGGGTTGTCGTTGATGTCTGCTACAGATAACTGAACAGTtttagaggaggacagaggtggaGAGCCCTCGTCAGTGGCACTGATTGTAATGTTGTAATCAGACACTAGTTCACGGTCCAGTTGTCCTGTGGTCACCAGAGAATAATAGTTTTTAATAGAAGGAACCAACTTAAAAGGGACGTTTTGCTGAATGGAGCAGCGGACCTGTCTGTTATTCTCAGAGTCTCTATCCTGCACGTTAATGATGCCCACCTCTGTACCAGGTGGGGTGTCTTCTGGAATAGGATTAGTCAGTGATTTCAAATTGACTACAGGAGCgttgtcattcacatcagtGATAGAGATGATTGCCTTAGCATAAGATGATAGACCTAATCCATCTTTTGCCTTAACGCGTATTTCAAATGATGTTGTAGCTTCATAGTCAACAGTGCCAATTACTCGTATCTCACCTAATTTACTGTCAATACTAAATATCTTCTTCACATCTTCAGTAACATGACCAAATTCATAAGTCACATCTCCATTAATTCCCTCGTCTGCATCAGTAGCGCTCACTGTGACCACTACAGTATCTGCAGGAGAGTTTTCAGGCAGACTGGCTTTATAAACGGCCTGGCTAAACACTGGGGCGTTA includes:
- the LOC104930405 gene encoding protocadherin beta-16 isoform X40 translates to MMDSTIIWFRICGFYVLLFLRAVYGDMSYSFPEEMKRGSVIGNIAKDLGLETGAFSNRRARIDTDGTDKRYCDINLNNGELIVADRIDREGLCGEKASCILKHELVLENPLELHRISLHIQDINDNSPQFNEESINIEIHELADRGARFVIEEAHDADVGQNSVQQYSLKKNDNFILAANGNTIELVLDKELDREKQQEINLLLTALDGGSPQRSGTVVIHVTVLDANDNAPVFSQAVYKASLPENSPADTVVVTVSATDADEGINGDVTYDFGHVTEDVKKIFSIDRKLGEIRVIGTVDYEATTSFEIRVKAKDGLGLSSYAKAIISITDVNDNAPVVNLKSLTNPIPEDTPPGTEVGIINVQDRDSENNRQVRCSIQQNVPFKLVPSIKNYYSLVTTGQLDRELVSDYNITISATDEGSPPLSSSKTVQLSVADINDNPPVFEEQSYSAYVTENNKPGSTLCSVTARDPDWRQNGTVIYSLLSGEVNGAPVSSYLSVNGDTGVIHAVRSFDYEQFRSFKVHVMARDNGSPPLSSNVTVSVFISDVNDNSPQILYPAPEGNSFMTELVPKAAHGGSLVSKVIAVDADSGQNAWLSYHIVKSTDPGLFTIGLHSGEIRTQRDISESDSMKQNLIVAVKDNGQPSLSATCSMYLLISDNLAEVPELKDISYDEKNSKLTSYLIIALVSVSTFFLTFIIIILGVRFCRRRKPRLLFDGAVAIPSAYLPPNYADVDGTGTLRSAYNYDAYLTTGSRTSDFKFVTSYNDNTLPADQTLKKSPSDFADAFGECNGSPEQVRSFLYFFVFKARTVHYSTQKKRKKKKKC
- the LOC104930405 gene encoding protocadherin gamma-A11 isoform X28; this encodes MDLKMFAFQPYSFYFLLHFLHAAYGDMSYSLPEEMKRGSVIGNIAKDLGLETGAFSNRRARIDTDGTDKRYCDINLNNGELIVADRIDREGLCGEKASCILKHELVLENPLELHRISLHIQDINDNSPQFNEEMINIEIQESADRGARFVIEEAHDADVGQNSVQQYSLKKNDNFILAANGNTIELVLDKELDREKQQEINLLLTALDGGSPQRSGTVVIHVTVLDANDNAPVFSQAVYKASLPENSPADTVVVTVSATDADEGINGDVTYEFGHVTEDVKKIFSIDSKLGEIRVIGTVDYEATTSFEIRVKAKDGLGLSSYAKAIISITDVNDNAPVVNLKSLTNPIPEDTPPGTEVGIINVQDRDSENNRQVRCSIQQNVPFKLVPSIKNYYSLVTTGQLDRELVSDYNITISATDEGSPPLSSSKTVQLSVADINDNPPVFEEQSYSAYVTENNKPGSTLCSVTARDPDWRQNGTVIYSLLSGEVNGAPVSSYLSVNGDTGVIHAVRSFDYEQFRSFKVHVMARDNGSPPLSSNVTVSVFISDVNDNSPQILYPAPEGNSFMTELVPKAAHGGSLVSKVIAVDADSGQNAWLSYHIVKSTDPGLFTIGLHSGEIRTQRDISESDSMKQNLIVAVKDNGQPSLSATCSMYLLISDNLAEVPELKDISYDEKNSKLTSYLIIALVSVSTFFLTFIIIILGVRFCRRRKPRLLFDGAVAIPSAYLPPNYADVDGTGTLRSAYNYDAYLTTGSRTSDFKFVTSYNDNTLPADQTLKKSPSDFAEVFGELEGSPEQKPPNNDWRFTQGQRPGPSGPHMPYGTHIRWTPKSGTRATGGPEVAMGTGPWPQPPTEAEQLQALMAAANEVSEATATLGPGTMGLSTRYSPQFTLQHVPDYRQNVYIPGSTATLTSNPQQQQATAQQATQQALPPPQTSAQPEPPKAAQTPASKKKSTKKEKK
- the LOC104930405 gene encoding protocadherin gamma-A11 isoform X27, which translates into the protein MDLKMFAFQPYSFYFLLHFLHAAYGDMSYSLPEEMKRGSVIGNIAKDLGLETGAFSNRRARIDTDGTDKRYCDINLNNGELIVADRIDREGLCGEKASCILKHELVLENPLELHRISLHIQDINDNSPQFNEEMINIEIQESADRGARFVIEEAHDADVGQNSVQQYSLKKNDNFILAANGNTIELVLDKELDREKQQEINLLLTALDGGSPQRSGTVVIHVTVLDANDNAPVFSQAVYKASLPENSPADTVVVTVSATDADEGINGDVTYEFGHVTEDVKKIFSIDSKLGEIRVIGTVDYEATTSFEIRVKAKDGLGLSSYAKAIISITDVNDNAPVVNLKSLTNPIPEDTPPGTEVGIINVQDRDSENNRQVRCSIQQNVPFKLVPSIKNYYSLVTTGQLDRELVSDYNITISATDEGSPPLSSSKTVQLSVADINDNPPVFEEQSYSAYVTENNKPGSTLCSVTARDPDWRQNGTVIYSLLSGEVNGAPVSSYLSVNGDTGVIHAVRSFDYEQFRSFKVHVMARDNGSPPLSSNVTVSVFISDVNDNSPQILYPAPEGNSFMTELVPKAAHGGSLVSKVIAVDADSGQNAWLSYHIVKSTDPGLFTIGLHSGEIRTQRDISESDSMKQNLIVAVKDNGQPSLSATCSMYLLISDNLAEVPELKDISYDEKNSKLTSYLIIALVSVSTFFLTFIIIILGVRFCRRRKPRLLFDGAVAIPSAYLPPNYADVDGTGTLRSAYNYDAYLTTGSRTSDFKFVTSYNDNTLPADQTLKKSPSDFAEVFGELEGSPEQQKPPNNDWRFTQGQRPGPSGPHMPYGTHIRWTPKSGTRATGGPEVAMGTGPWPQPPTEAEQLQALMAAANEVSEATATLGPGTMGLSTRYSPQFTLQHVPDYRQNVYIPGSTATLTSNPQQQQATAQQATQQALPPPQTSAQPEPPKAAQTPASKKKSTKKEKK
- the LOC104930405 gene encoding protocadherin gamma-A11 isoform X35, with the translated sequence MDLKMFAFQPYSFYFLLHFLHAAYGDMSYSLPEEMKRGSVIGNIAKDLGLETGAFSNRRARIDTDGTDKRYCDINLNNGELIVADRIDREGLCGEKASCILKHELVLENPLELHRISLHIQDINDNSPQFNEEMINIEIQESADRGARFVIEEAHDADVGQNSVQQYSLKKNDNFILAANGNTIELVLDKELDREKQQEINLLLTALDGGSPQRSGTVVIHVTVLDANDNAPVFSQAVYKASLPENSPADTVVVTVSATDADEGINGDVTYEFGHVTEDVKKIFSIDSKLGEIRVIGTVDYEATTSFEIRVKAKDGLGLSSYAKAIISITDVNDNAPVVNLKSLTNPIPEDTPPGTEVGIINVQDRDSENNRQVRCSIQQNVPFKLVPSIKNYYSLVTTGQLDRELVSDYNITISATDEGSPPLSSSKTVQLSVADINDNPPVFEEQSYSAYVTENNKPGSTLCSVTARDPDWRQNGTVIYSLLSGEVNGAPVSSYLSVNGDTGVIHAVRSFDYEQFRSFKVHVMARDNGSPPLSSNVTVSVFISDVNDNSPQILYPAPEGNSFMTELVPKAAHGGSLVSKVIAVDADSGQNAWLSYHIVKSTDPGLFTIGLHSGEIRTQRDISESDSMKQNLIVAVKDNGQPSLSATCSMYLLISDNLAEVPELKDISYDEKNSKLTSYLIIALVSVSTFFLTFIIIILGVRFCRRRKPRLLFDGAVAIPSAYLPPNYADVDGTGTLRSAYNYDAYLTTGSRTSDFKFVTSYNDNTLPADQTLKKSPSDFAEVFGELEGSPEQKPPNNDWRFTQGQRPGPSGATGGPEVAMGTGPWPQPPTEAEQLQALMAAANEVSEATATLGPGTMGLSTRYSPQFTLQHVPDYRQNVYIPGSTATLTSNPQQQQATAQQATQQALPPPQTSAQPEPPKAAQTPASKKKSTKKEKK
- the LOC104930405 gene encoding protocadherin gamma-A11 isoform X34, whose product is MDLKMFAFQPYSFYFLLHFLHAAYGDMSYSLPEEMKRGSVIGNIAKDLGLETGAFSNRRARIDTDGTDKRYCDINLNNGELIVADRIDREGLCGEKASCILKHELVLENPLELHRISLHIQDINDNSPQFNEEMINIEIQESADRGARFVIEEAHDADVGQNSVQQYSLKKNDNFILAANGNTIELVLDKELDREKQQEINLLLTALDGGSPQRSGTVVIHVTVLDANDNAPVFSQAVYKASLPENSPADTVVVTVSATDADEGINGDVTYEFGHVTEDVKKIFSIDSKLGEIRVIGTVDYEATTSFEIRVKAKDGLGLSSYAKAIISITDVNDNAPVVNLKSLTNPIPEDTPPGTEVGIINVQDRDSENNRQVRCSIQQNVPFKLVPSIKNYYSLVTTGQLDRELVSDYNITISATDEGSPPLSSSKTVQLSVADINDNPPVFEEQSYSAYVTENNKPGSTLCSVTARDPDWRQNGTVIYSLLSGEVNGAPVSSYLSVNGDTGVIHAVRSFDYEQFRSFKVHVMARDNGSPPLSSNVTVSVFISDVNDNSPQILYPAPEGNSFMTELVPKAAHGGSLVSKVIAVDADSGQNAWLSYHIVKSTDPGLFTIGLHSGEIRTQRDISESDSMKQNLIVAVKDNGQPSLSATCSMYLLISDNLAEVPELKDISYDEKNSKLTSYLIIALVSVSTFFLTFIIIILGVRFCRRRKPRLLFDGAVAIPSAYLPPNYADVDGTGTLRSAYNYDAYLTTGSRTSDFKFVTSYNDNTLPADQTLKKSPSDFAEVFGELEGSPEQQKPPNNDWRFTQGQRPGPSGATGGPEVAMGTGPWPQPPTEAEQLQALMAAANEVSEATATLGPGTMGLSTRYSPQFTLQHVPDYRQNVYIPGSTATLTSNPQQQQATAQQATQQALPPPQTSAQPEPPKAAQTPASKKKSTKKEKK
- the LOC104930405 gene encoding protocadherin beta-16 isoform X41: MDLKMFAFQPYSFYFLLHFLHAAYGDMSYSLPEEMKRGSVIGNIAKDLGLETGAFSNRRARIDTDGTDKRYCDINLNNGELIVADRIDREGLCGEKASCILKHELVLENPLELHRISLHIQDINDNSPQFNEEMINIEIQESADRGARFVIEEAHDADVGQNSVQQYSLKKNDNFILAANGNTIELVLDKELDREKQQEINLLLTALDGGSPQRSGTVVIHVTVLDANDNAPVFSQAVYKASLPENSPADTVVVTVSATDADEGINGDVTYEFGHVTEDVKKIFSIDSKLGEIRVIGTVDYEATTSFEIRVKAKDGLGLSSYAKAIISITDVNDNAPVVNLKSLTNPIPEDTPPGTEVGIINVQDRDSENNRQVRCSIQQNVPFKLVPSIKNYYSLVTTGQLDRELVSDYNITISATDEGSPPLSSSKTVQLSVADINDNPPVFEEQSYSAYVTENNKPGSTLCSVTARDPDWRQNGTVIYSLLSGEVNGAPVSSYLSVNGDTGVIHAVRSFDYEQFRSFKVHVMARDNGSPPLSSNVTVSVFISDVNDNSPQILYPAPEGNSFMTELVPKAAHGGSLVSKVIAVDADSGQNAWLSYHIVKSTDPGLFTIGLHSGEIRTQRDISESDSMKQNLIVAVKDNGQPSLSATCSMYLLISDNLAEVPELKDISYDEKNSKLTSYLIIALVSVSTFFLTFIIIILGVRFCRRRKPRLLFDGAVAIPSAYLPPNYADVDGTGTLRSAYNYDAYLTTGSRTSDFKFVTSYNDNTLPADQTLKKSPSDFAEVFGELEGSPEVRSFLYFFVFKARTVHYSTQKKRKKKKKC